The Desulfolucanica intricata genome contains the following window.
ACCGGGTGATTGCTTAATATATCATAACTTTGTTTCATCATGCCGGATAATATTTGACTGTCCGGTCCCTTAGGCAGGTAATCAGCAATACATTTTCCCGGAATATCATGGGGCGGAGTAAGGTCAAAATTTAAGTGCCCGTTTTTCCATACCAATAAATGTCGATAACTAATACCGGCAAAAAATTGTCGCTGTTCATCCGAGAGATGATTATTTATTGCACTGATTAGTTCTTTAGCCTCTTCTGTAGTTATTTCATCGGAGCTATGATCTATTATAGTCTTCTGTTCATATTCAACTGGTTCATCTGTTAATGTCACTAAGTTACATCGAAAAGAGACATCATTTTCACCTAAGTCAACCCCCATACTTAAAGCTTCAAGCGGGGAGCGCCCGGAATAATATTTTTGGGGATCATAGCCCATCACTGATAAATTGGCCACATCACTTCCCGGAGGAAATCCTTCAGGAATTGTCCAAACCAAACCTATTTCGCCATTTGCGGCTATGTAGTCCATATTAGGGGTTTTTGCGTACTGTAAAGGTGTTTTATCATCCAGTTCCGCACATTTATAATCTGCCATACCATCACCTAAAAGCACTAAATATTTCATATATAATACCTCTCCTTAAATAGACCACGGGGCTTTATTGCTGTTCAATTTCCTTTAGCAAATTATCCAGCTCCCTGGTATTGAAAATATATTTTTCTCCACAGAAATGACAATTCACTTCTGCCTGTCCCAGCTCCTCTTTGATTTCTTGGATTTCTTGTTTACCCAGGCTGATCAGGATACTCTCAACCTTATCTTTATTGCACGGGCAGTTAAATTGTACCGGAGTTTGTTCAAGTATACTAAAATTAAGTTCCTTTAGTGCCAGGTCAACAATTTGTTCCGGAGTCTTTCCTTCATCAACCAGACTGCTTATCGGAGGTAGTTCTTTTATCCCGGCTTCCAGTTTTGATATTATATCATCACTGGCACCGGGTAAAAGCTGCAAAATAAGGCCTCCTGCGGCCCGCACGCTATTATCGGTTTCTACCAGTACCCCTAAGGATACCGCAGAGGGAATTTGCTCAGAAACCGTCAAATAATAAGAAATATCTTCTCCGATTTCCCCACTGATTAATTCCACACTCCCGGTAAAAGGTTCTTTAAGACCTAAATCCTTTGAAACTGAAAGAGTACCTTTACCAACAGCCGTCCCAACACCAAGTTTACCTTTACTAATACTGGATACATGAACCTGCGGATTTTTTACATACCCTCTCACATTTCCGTAAGCGTCGGCTGAGACGACAATACCACCCAGCGGGCCGTCGCCATTTATACGAATTGTTAGTAAGTCCTCACCTTTTAAATTTGCACCCATTAAGAGACCTGCTATCAACGTTCGACCCAGAGCCGCTGTAGCAACCGGCCAGGTGTCATGCCTACGCCTGGCCTCTTCAATTAAATTAGTGGCTACCACAGCAAAAACTCGAAACTGTTCTTTTTCCCCTACTGCTCGTATTAGATAATCTTTCATTTTCTATTGCACCTTCCCAAATAATTATTTATTATTCGCACTGCTCCGTATATTTATGAATACAATGAACAAAGGAGGTATCATGATGAACAGAGACATTTTCGATACTTTACTAAAATACCTGGAAATAAAAAAACATATCGAAGAGTTACAGCAAAAAACCGGCAAAAAGCCGGAAGACATACTAAAAGAAGCAGTAACGCAATACGCTGAACAACACTTAAAAAAAACTTCCCAAACAACCGGCAACTAGCCGGTTGTTTATTCTCTAAAACCTTCATCAATTAGTGGTTTTTGTTCCTTTATAGCCGTAACTGCAAGATGATCGCAGCGATTATTATAATAGTTGTCTGCATGACCCTTTACCCATCTCCAGGTTATCTGGTGTTTTTCAGTTAAAGGTATTAATCTTTTCCACAGATCCACATTTTTAGCAGGTTCATTTTTATTACGCATCCAGTTATTAGCCTTCCAACGTTTAACCCAGTCTTTAGTCATCGCGTTAACCAAATACTGGCTGTCACTATATAAAATTACCTTACATGGTCTTTTCAGGGCTTCCAATCCAATGATAGCAGCTAATATTTCCATGCGATTATTAGTTGTTTCTTTATAAGCTGCTGATAATTCTTTAATATTTTCTTTATATTTTAAAACTACCCCGTATCCCCCCGGGCCGGGATTACCACTGCAAGCCCCGTCAGTATAGATTTCCACCTCATTCATACCGGTTCGCACTCTCCATTACTCCTAAAATCCATAATAAACCTTAATTTTTAATTACAAAAAAATACTAAGTTTAATTCTACCAAAATAATAAACAAAAATCCAATGTTTGGATTAAAACTAATGCTATAACAGCGAATAAATATTGATCTATCGGTTAATATATTTATAAACATTAACAATGTATTGGAGGATATGATATATGGCTTTAATTCCTTACGAACCTTTCCGTCACCTTGATAATATGAGACGAGAATTAGACCGTTTTTTTACCAATGATTTTCCTGCTATCAGAAGTTTTGGGCAAAACTTCAGTGCACCAAGCATAGATGTTTACGAAACAGAAAACGAAATAGTTGCAACCTGTGATATTCCTGGCTTAGAGAAGAAAGAAGATGTACAAATTGATATTGATAATAACATTCTTTCTATTAAAGGAATGATAAACAGGGTAAATGAAGTCAAGGAAGAACATATGCACCGTCAAGAACGTTTTGTAGGTCGTTTTCATCGTTCCATCAGCTTGCCATCTCGTGTTTCTTCTGAAGGGATTAAGGCAACATATAAAAATGGTGTCCTAGAAATCCGTATGCCTAAATTACAATCCGATACTAAAAAAATCATCGACATAGATTTCCATTAAATACCAAAAGCATTTATGTATCCCCCACACTAAGCAAGTTTATTTCCGGCAACTAAAAACGGATTGCTGCACTAGAAAATTATTTTAAAATTAACCGGATACACATATCAAACCTTTGATATAAATACTGCTTACAACAAAACAAACAAATGGTGCCATTAAAGGCACCATTTCCCGTTTATGCCGTGGGAAAAACTGCCGCTTTCATTAATAATATATGCCAATATCGATTTCAAATTTAATTTGTTATTGTAAACTAACTTAGCTGTAGTTAGCGGCTACCATCAATTTTTTATCTTATTTTAGGCTTTGTTATTGTTTATTGTTAAATATGATTTCGGCTTGTGGACAATATTTGCTAAGAACTCTCATAAATTCATCTCTATCTTTAGGAGAAATGAGTACAAAATCATATTGGCCGTATACAATTTCGATTCTTTTTAATGATAAGGCGGGACCTGATAACGTATTTGTCGTTTTCTTTACAGATTTAATTAAGTTTAATGGGATAACTTTTTTAAATGGGCCATACTTGATAATCAATTTATTTTCTCCTAAAAGATAATACGTGGTTAACCACATCCATAAAAAAAGATAGGAAAGAAGATAAAAAGAATTAATATAAATACAAAAAGACCAAGGCTGAGCTGCTGTGTTAAAAAGATATTAATACCACTTCCTAAAGTAAAAAGCATTGACCCCCAAACAATAATAGTTAACCACCAGTCTTTTTTAGAAGGAAATTTCATTTTCTTTCACCTACACCCAATAAGTCGCTATATGCGGATATAATGATTTGCTGTTTATCTTCCATTTTTTATCTCCGGTTTACTCTCCCTTATGAAATATCTATGGTCATAAGAGGATTATACTTTGGGGAGAGGAAATTTTCAATTATTATTGTGAGGATACTTTAAATTAACATAAACATCATTTTGTAACAAAGTGAAAAAACCGCTTTTTCTTATGTATGTTTATCCCTAATTTTTTTCATACTCAGGATATAATCCTTATTCAAAATCACTCAATAAATTATGAAAGCCCGCCTATTCTTTCACTTTTGACATTAATACCACGCAC
Protein-coding sequences here:
- a CDS encoding PH domain-containing protein, giving the protein MWLTTYYLLGENKLIIKYGPFKKVIPLNLIKSVKKTTNTLSGPALSLKRIEIVYGQYDFVLISPKDRDEFMRVLSKYCPQAEIIFNNKQ
- a CDS encoding cofactor-independent phosphoglycerate mutase, giving the protein MKYLVLLGDGMADYKCAELDDKTPLQYAKTPNMDYIAANGEIGLVWTIPEGFPPGSDVANLSVMGYDPQKYYSGRSPLEALSMGVDLGENDVSFRCNLVTLTDEPVEYEQKTIIDHSSDEITTEEAKELISAINNHLSDEQRQFFAGISYRHLLVWKNGHLNFDLTPPHDIPGKCIADYLPKGPDSQILSGMMKQSYDILSNHPVNQDRRKRNLKPANSIWFWGEGKRPTMPKFYDKYRLKGSVISAVDLIMGLGKCAGMDVVTVEGATGGTHTNFRGKALAALEELRKGKDFVYIHVEAPDEAGHRGELNTKVKTIEELDEKMLSILLPGLEEFEDYKIMVLPDHPTPLTVRTHTTDPVPFAILRKGMKYQKNITYSEENAAKSNLKFRVGHELMNYFIKG
- the hslO gene encoding Hsp33 family molecular chaperone HslO; translation: MKDYLIRAVGEKEQFRVFAVVATNLIEEARRRHDTWPVATAALGRTLIAGLLMGANLKGEDLLTIRINGDGPLGGIVVSADAYGNVRGYVKNPQVHVSSISKGKLGVGTAVGKGTLSVSKDLGLKEPFTGSVELISGEIGEDISYYLTVSEQIPSAVSLGVLVETDNSVRAAGGLILQLLPGASDDIISKLEAGIKELPPISSLVDEGKTPEQIVDLALKELNFSILEQTPVQFNCPCNKDKVESILISLGKQEIQEIKEELGQAEVNCHFCGEKYIFNTRELDNLLKEIEQQ
- a CDS encoding Hsp20/alpha crystallin family protein encodes the protein MALIPYEPFRHLDNMRRELDRFFTNDFPAIRSFGQNFSAPSIDVYETENEIVATCDIPGLEKKEDVQIDIDNNILSIKGMINRVNEVKEEHMHRQERFVGRFHRSISLPSRVSSEGIKATYKNGVLEIRMPKLQSDTKKIIDIDFH
- the rnhA gene encoding ribonuclease HI; amino-acid sequence: MNEVEIYTDGACSGNPGPGGYGVVLKYKENIKELSAAYKETTNNRMEILAAIIGLEALKRPCKVILYSDSQYLVNAMTKDWVKRWKANNWMRNKNEPAKNVDLWKRLIPLTEKHQITWRWVKGHADNYYNNRCDHLAVTAIKEQKPLIDEGFRE